In a genomic window of Telopea speciosissima isolate NSW1024214 ecotype Mountain lineage chromosome 5, Tspe_v1, whole genome shotgun sequence:
- the LOC122662219 gene encoding DCN1-like protein 1 isoform X2 — protein MHKLSRGHRDKVQQFMAITGTSEKVALQALKSSDWHLEGAFDIFYSQPQVKAVTDSRHLEELYNRYKDPYADMILVDGITLFCNDLQVDPQDIVMLVLSWHMKAATMCEFSKQEFIGGLQSLGVDSLEKLRERIQYMRSELKDEQKFREIYNFAFGWAKEKGQKSLALDTAIGMWQLLFAEKQWPLVDHWCQFLQTVGPALSNYDAEGAWPYLIDEFVEYLIENGIVQQNS, from the exons TGAAAAAGTTGCTCTTCAGGCTCTGAAGTCCAGTGATTGGCATCTTGAGGGggcttttgatattttttaCAGCCAGCCGCAGGTTAAAGCAGTTACTGATTCTAGACACCTTGAGGAGCTTTACAATAGATACAAAG ACCCATATGCTGACATGATCTTGGTTGATGGCATCACTCTTTTTTGCAATGACCTGCAG GTGGATCCTCAAGATATTGTTATG CTGGTTTTGTCCTGGCACATGAAGGCTGCTACAATGTGTGAATTTTCCAAGCAGGAGTTCATAGGTGGATTGCAATCACTGGG GGTAGATTCACTTGAGAAGCTTCGTGAAAGGATACAATATATGCGTTCTGAGCTAAAAGATGAAC AAAAGTTCCGTGAGATATACAACTTTGCCTTTGGCTGGGCTAAAGAAAAG GGTCAGAAGTCTCTTGCATTGGATACAGCTATTGGGATGTGGCAGTTGCTATTTGCTGAAAAGCAGTGGCCATTGGTTGATCACTGGTGCCAGTTCTTACAG ACGGTGGGTCCTGCTCTATCAAACTATGATGCAGAAGGTGCTTGGCCTTACCTGATTGATGAGTTCGTTGAATACCTGATTGAGAACGGAATCGTCCAACAAAACAGTTGA
- the LOC122662219 gene encoding DCN1-like protein 2 isoform X1, producing the protein MHKLSRGHRDKVQQFMAITGTSEKVALQALKSSDWHLEGAFDIFYSQPQVKAVTDSRHLEELYNRYKDPYADMILVDGITLFCNDLQVDPQDIVMLVLSWHMKAATMCEFSKQEFIGGLQSLGVDSLEKLRERIQYMRSELKDEQKFREIYNFAFGWAKEKGQKSLALDTAIGMWQLLFAEKQWPLVDHWCQFLQVRHNKAIPRDTWSQLLEFARTVGPALSNYDAEGAWPYLIDEFVEYLIENGIVQQNS; encoded by the exons TGAAAAAGTTGCTCTTCAGGCTCTGAAGTCCAGTGATTGGCATCTTGAGGGggcttttgatattttttaCAGCCAGCCGCAGGTTAAAGCAGTTACTGATTCTAGACACCTTGAGGAGCTTTACAATAGATACAAAG ACCCATATGCTGACATGATCTTGGTTGATGGCATCACTCTTTTTTGCAATGACCTGCAG GTGGATCCTCAAGATATTGTTATG CTGGTTTTGTCCTGGCACATGAAGGCTGCTACAATGTGTGAATTTTCCAAGCAGGAGTTCATAGGTGGATTGCAATCACTGGG GGTAGATTCACTTGAGAAGCTTCGTGAAAGGATACAATATATGCGTTCTGAGCTAAAAGATGAAC AAAAGTTCCGTGAGATATACAACTTTGCCTTTGGCTGGGCTAAAGAAAAG GGTCAGAAGTCTCTTGCATTGGATACAGCTATTGGGATGTGGCAGTTGCTATTTGCTGAAAAGCAGTGGCCATTGGTTGATCACTGGTGCCAGTTCTTACAG GTTCGCCACAACAAAGCAATCCCAAGGGACACATGGTCTCAACTATTGGAATTTGCAAGG ACGGTGGGTCCTGCTCTATCAAACTATGATGCAGAAGGTGCTTGGCCTTACCTGATTGATGAGTTCGTTGAATACCTGATTGAGAACGGAATCGTCCAACAAAACAGTTGA